From the Paenibacillus sp. MMS20-IR301 genome, the window CCGCATTTGCTCCGCAGTAACCACATCCATATCCCAGCCTCCTTTAGTTGCTTCGATTGTACTAAGTCATTTACGCTCAATCAAATTACAGGTCCACCCGCCCGCCGGACAACACAGCTGCGGCAAAAAGCCCTCCTGAGTAATCAAGAGGACAAACCTTAAGCTGACTGAGTTCATGCTATACCGAATGAGCTGCCGCGCAGGTCAATGGACAGAATTGGCCCTCTGGAAAGAAAGTAGCCAGGCACGTAACGGTTGTTCAAGTAACTATCTAAGTCTTACGGACAGGAGAGACCTTAAGCCTACGGAAAGGCACCAAATTGCTGGACCTTAAGGACATGAGCGCCGTTATTTCGCCGGAAAAGCGGAGTTAGCCTATGAAAAGCGGCGGATAAGGTCCGTGGTGTCCATAAGACCGCCCAAAAGGCCTATTTTGAGTGAATAAGGGCTGTGATGTCCATAAAGGTCAGCATGGGGGCTGTACTTGAACCGGAGAGTTAGCATTCGTCCTCTATAACCTGATTTAGCGCCACATTTGAATGAGTATCTGCCGGCCGTTCAGCAAGGGGTTTCTTTGGGCATATTCTATTGCATTCCGTACCATTGAACTCTCCATTCCTCATACGGCCTGCAGCATCCAAGCGCACCTGGCCCTATCCCGCTTTGCCTGCCGCAGGCACACATTAACTCCCCATCAATATCCCACAGTGAACCGCTCCCGGCTGAAATTGCCTTCCTCCAGCTCATCGACAACCGCAACGGCAAAATCCTGAATGCTGATGCTGCTCCGGCCGTCCTCGTCCACAATCAGCCGGTCCAGGCCGATGCGGAACTGGCCGGTACGGCGGCCGTTAATGAAGGCTGAAGGGGGGCTCAGGTAGGTATAGTCCAGCTCCGTGCTCCGATAAATTTCGTAGGCATCAGCGTGAGCTGATGCAAGCGGGAAGTAGGCTTCGGGGAAGCTCTCCGTATCCATCAGCCGCTCCCCGGATTCTGTCTTCAGGCTGCCCGCTCCGCCCACTATGATCAGGCGCTCAAGCCCTGCGGCCCGCAT encodes:
- a CDS encoding NAD(P)H-binding protein → MDIVVFGASGRIGSAIVEEALKRKHEVTAAVRNPEAFSLRHDRLKAVAADLLDPVSVAEAVRGHEEVISAFGPAAGHEGDLLKVAESLPAGMRAAGLERLIIVGGAGSLKTESGERLMDTESFPEAYFPLASAHADAYEIYRSTELDYTYLSPPSAFINGRRTGQFRIGLDRLIVDEDGRSSISIQDFAVAVVDELEEGNFSRERFTVGY